ggaagaaaaactcccatcagtcatcagtagcttcaacttcctcttttttttactcggtcttaaaggtgaagctaacccatgacactggtgaagttggcacagccaaactccagaaaatgtaaaccaggcttgactttccagaaatgacttttggctggctttagctgcattccccaggatcagaatccccaggagatatttgcaggttttgctctgcatcttcagcttgcccagacattgctcagtgtttcaccaatggagaagacaatggatattttgccaaacctcctttcaaacaacaaaacttggggcagcacgacagaaaagaagaaaaagaaaatcttcgccagttagaacagagccagagtcccaccattttcccctccacttttcttgattttctacatttagaggcaaagctttgttaccgctgaagatgaatagatcacacggacacaggtcgaggtgtggtgaaaagaagagccgagtttattttccctcccaggatttataggcttttgaccacggccagggattggatggtcaggataacactttctcactgcactggccatgagagatgcccatcacaagacgtgtaacagaaagaatgcacacatatctatgtttacagttactgtcctgggaaagtctttagaaaactatgttagcaagctcagaggCTGAGTTTTCAGAGagacaaagcttccatctctcccttcctgatgctctttgctaccctttagccttgacccccacggatctgagtgctgtccatgtggggctggggatgctcagcctggaaagagaaggtgctggggaggcctccctgcagctctaggaaagatgggcaccgagaggagaaggctttcaactgcaggagtcaGATTGAAGTtggatctaatgaagctgctcttttccactcaggctgctggggcactggcccaggctgtgcacagaggctggggatgctccatccttggcaacatccaaggccagctgggagcagggctctgagcaacctgttctgggggaagattgctcagcttggaacaagatggtctttagggtcccttccaagcccaagctgccagggattccatcattctaggATCTCCcttgtccacttcagcctgggcctgggctcctggcagtgatgtcacagtgcacgctccagctagaacttccagcatccagcaacggccacaacacaacccttggctccttgtgtcagcacgctcttcaccctgctccaagcctacccctgtcaccttgttgtcACCTtctccctgatacccccagcagtccctaaAGCTCCCCAGTGTGTGCATtttgctctccatccctgcacgatgtctgcatttgttccaaagaaggtatggtactattccacggaggtggacaccccgcagctgcctgggtgggctggagctgtgtgggacagtgtgggaaagggaccccactcggagattttgctacctctgcaggctgtcacagacacagaggaggagatggaggtggatgtgaaagagatggaggaagagatggaagtgGATACAGAGATGGATACAGAAGAGGACATGGAAGTTGACGGAGAGGAGACcggagaggaagagatggacgTTGACATGGAAGATGATaatgaggagatggatattgatatggaagacgaggaggaggacatggtgttgggatgaagaccgatgccagcagcagaacaggcaggtgctccccacaggcagagtgggtcccctgctgccaggctggggctgggctgggcactccctgctcagggacacgctagcccatgcactggattctggtggccatccctggcctggcctggccttgctttgggccacacaagccctgttccagtgcctgggccacagcccccagccccagccaggctcacttctggcagcagagtccccctgtgccagtgtcccagcctggcagcacatggaacacccctccatgcctgactgcactgaccgtgctgcttgtttttcttccaggactgaggcacatcccggacagagatgccaccctgctgtatatacgttttacaGTTGTTGTGTTCAGATTCACGTTTTAGAGTTTgcttaagtcttctgtaaatacgtttcatgtagttttgttagatatgttcttaggtaaataggttctatagtttgttgttgttgttaccagtattcttacaatgtaaatatgttgtgtagttcattcttgttccttttcttctacaaataaacattctttgtttttcacaccccagttctctttgcattttcttcaggCACATTTGCAAggttgtggattgttttgggaacaatattttcaggactctaaaaagaatatcaaaactgctctgccacactctcagctgctgcagccccaaaaagcactggctgtctttgctcacagagtcacaattgtgctgggatttctaccacaccacaggacagcgattttttcctttttctcctggaaataccgacagcacttctgggtagcaaggcaaacatgagcctcttttagtggcccttgaaattggacatgtgaaatgaggtacacaaagccaaaggccagctgaacctggcatctctgaatgggtcttcacattcttcccaggaagatgaatggcaatcactattttggcagggaaactgcatcagctggcaatttggtgtagaaaatgtgctttctgctcctctcacagccaaaactcctacccatttcttggaagtccttcttagataaggaccatgttcagctgagtgacagtgaagccaaatggcaatccaggaatcaattgtcctgtacacaatctcctccatccaaatggaaggttactcacgggcacacaggagtaagtgtagtggtttagatttgctaatttcattttcccggGCGGCGCACCAAAGttatgtcgtggttttaaagcagtaactaaaaaattactagaaaactcacttatttcttgctgtgagacatggattagagcaagagcaaaacaggcttaaaacttaaaaggaatacaGAAAGTTTGTTAACAAAACTACGAGAATAAggacaccagaataaacttccagaaaaacccttttatccttcactacccaccattctcttgttcacatgacaacatagagacaaaaactttggaactttggtgtttaaaacagtcctaattcttgctagagtcttttcatcaccctttgtagagaaacagaagtcttcttctgttaatctatggagtttttcacaagaaaactatttctgttatagttttctatttctctgatgccagctgtccggaaatctgtcatcagttcactcctcccatttcacatcactctgaggtgtgtatgggtcaatgagtctagggatgtcattttttaaggatgagttattcagaggcaaaagttctcttcatctgtctctgtgagcttccctggcaacagaagttttctctttgcctctacaacggctccaaatcttcaactattacttctcccctctattccagcacctcactgtatcacaattactccactgttttctcaaaatccacactttgaacactccattcctcccaatatactctgtcatgaattaaaggagttttttcagaacactattgtccatctccatagctttaacagaaaaatatttcagcttataaagcatctccttattctctcttccccatctaaaacttaactcttttcttcactgtctttgatggttttatgatgtcttcttcatgttgattgtctctctctctctgtctctctgggaaaaaggagtaatctgtatgttttatccaggtagtaaaagagttaaagtctgggaaagctgcagatgttcatggtgtcaggtttcagtccagcagcagaaactgcaaaccaagccaggccggccggctccgtttctccccccccgccctctgcggccttgtccggcctggagggggggaggaggccgagacagagcctgttacctcgtcagaagccagaaaccaaagagaacaagagagccctggctttacatctcaaggtggtgttcacaagttgatctcacttttcaatggtcaaaactgctgtcaattcttagaaatgaccgagaattggtcaggagaaaagactcccatcagtcaccagcagcttcaatttcctcccagctcccaacgctatcttaaaagtaaagtcaccccatgacaccaaAGAAGGCCAACAAGGCTGATGAGggatctggagcacaaatcctgtgaggagtggctgagggagctggggttgtttatcctggagaagaggaggctcagggaagaTAAGGCGGTGTCAGGGTagaagttggacttgatgatgcccaaggtcttttccaaccttgcTGATTTCATGATTACCTGAAACCACCCTTGGAGCAGGTGCAGGATGAGCCCTGGGCATCCTTTTCAGAAGGTGCAGCAGCCGAGGtccctcagcttctccacaCAGGCCCCAAAGCCCATCCTGTCAgtcctgcagagcctctgcagctcctcctcattGCCCAGAACAGGGAGCCCCACAGCCAGACACAgcagcccagatgtgcccccctggcctgtgctgcctctggcaagggagcagcacaaggcactgcaggaccctgcagacAATTCCTGAAGCACTTGTAGGATGATCCTGCTCCCCAGGGGACATTCCCATGGTGCCAACTGGGGAACTGAAATGGGGAGTGGGGTCAGAGAGGAAAGGGCAAACAGGGATGGGCTGTTTGCAGGGGAGGGAACAGGGGTGGGCAATAGGAAGAAATCTGTATCAGGAAGAGTAAAGAAAGCAAAGGTGAAGCAAAGGAAATGCTCAGGGCAGTTTGGGAGTGGctgccaggcagccctggctctgagcaacaacatctgcagtggcacaggaaaCTCACAGCTCATGGGAACAAACTTTCTGTGTGACTTCAGAGGCCACAACAGCCCTGAGTGgtttccctcctgtcccccagcccttcctggccccaggggctgatggcatttgtgctccctcaggttcatctccccacagcagcaccatgggggtGCTGacgcctgctctgggcagtgcaaacaggggctcctgagccagtgctgccgTGGCTGTGCCTGCAAGGATGCGGCACCTCTgtgagctgggggagaggccagggctgcacaggggggATGTTGTTGGCAGCTCCATGAGGACGCTCTGGGACGCTGCCCTGGGGTGTCCAGCGCAGTGGGGATggatcagcccctgctctgctgctccttcccgtctcccccagggaccttgcagagccccagccatgctgtttgcccccagcctgcccacggccaccctggggctgctcacgggggttttctgtgctgagctttggcCTGGCCGTGTTCTTGAGAGAGCCTGGACAAggagcctggagcccccaggccctgccctgaggcgtcagcgctgccccagcagtgcccatggcctgtccctgctgcagccccggcactgccacccccagggctgtgcccggcccCGAGAGCACTCAGAccctgcagcaacaccaggggcaggagggcagcggggcagagacacgggagcagcactggcaacaccaagtgctgctgctcctgggcacagctgctgtgccagcactgatctgcccccagctctgcacacagacactgctgctgcagctccagagaagagaacaaaagggagatctctggagaaaactttgctgggagACCCTTTAATTCCTTTAAAGCCACCAAGACTGCAGCCCCTCAttgacacagtgtgtgggcacaggGAAAGTGgtgagaaacaaaatgagaaatgacacaaacaataatattttattatgggaaagattaaaaaagtaaaacaaagtaGAAGAACCTTCAAAATGAAATGAACAAGAAGTATCAAAGATGACTTTTATTACAAGAGATTTGCAGAAATTGGCCAgttctttaatgttttttaaaccATACAGTCATCAGtgtccacactgcagccttgagctcctggttcctcaggctgtagatgagggggttcagggctggAGCCACCACTGAGTACAGAACTGACACTGACAGATCCaaggatggggaggagatggagggaggCTTCAGGTTGGCAAATGAGGCAGTGCTGAGGAAGAGGGAGACCATGgccaggtgagggaggcaggtggaaaaggctttgtgccgtccctgctcagaggggatcctcagcacggccctgaagatctgcacataggagaaaacaatgaacacaaaacagccaAGTGCTAAACAGACACTAACAGCAAGAAGCCAAACTTCCCTGAGGTTTGAGTGTGAACAGGAGAGCTTGAGGAtgtgtgggatttcacagaagaactggTCCAGGGcattgccctggcacaggggcagggaaaatgtattggctgtgtgcagcagtgaaTAGAGAAAGCCACTGGTCCAGGCAGGtgctgccatgtgggcacaagctctgctgcccaggagggtttcgtagtgcaggggtttgcagatggacacgTAGCGGTCGTAGCACATGATGGTCAGGAGGGAAAACCCTGTTGTAGTGAAGAGAACATAAAAGAATACTTGTGCAGCACAACCTGTGTAGGAGATGTctctggtgtcccagagggaattgtgcatggctttgggcacagtggtgcagatggagcccaggtcactgagggccaggttgagcaggaagaagaacatggggctgtgcaggtggtggctgcaggctatGGCGCTGATGATGAGGATgttgcccaggagggcagccagggagatgcccaggaagaggcagaagtgcaggagctgcagctgccgcgtgtttgccaatgccagcagcaggaagtggctgatggagctgctgttggacatttgctgtggctgcacatggGGACCTgttcatgaagaaaaagaacagtgacaagtcaggagaggctgggactcacctttgttcctgctctgggaaaacCTTCACCCAGGTCCctgcctgagctccagctgtgctgggtgtgccaggagcagccaggcctgtgcctgggggctctccaggagccatccctgccctgctgccctgggtttgTGGCCATGTGGCAGAGGGACAAGGCTGGAAATTCAGGATATGTCAGGGGAATCACTCCTAATGCAGAAGAGCTTGGTAGCATCTGCACACACAATTATAAAAAAGGCAGGAGTTGGTTTTAGGAATTGTTCTCCTGCCCACACATCATTTCTGGTTCTCTGAGGTCAGAAATCcccagcttttcttctgcacTCAGAGTTTGCCATTGAGAGATGTGAGAGGCAAAGGATTCCCTGTGGCTTAGGGAaggtgaggggctggatgggcttgTTCCCAACTGCCCTGGGTTTGCACCTTTGCCTGGAATCAGAGCACAATCACACTCCCGTGTCACCCTGGTATAAACGAGACCCtacccagagcagagggatccCTGAATGTCTCACCCTCTCTAAAGGTCTCTGGGCAAGGTCTCAGCACCCTCCTCTGCCAAGGACACTCACGGCTCCCTTGGCAAAGCCaacagcatttcctcagctgtgacatctctgcccttccctgtgGGACATTCAGGGAACTCCaagaggctctggcacagatttgcagccaggagggcagctcagagcttggaaggacacagcaaggagatccccaggtgtgcccatgaTGGGATCTCAGGGAGGGGGCTCAGctcattcccctttcccatggactgctttgcccacagccccacaggtcacagggaagctgggacaccccattcccatggacacacctgccTGGCAGCAATCCCAAGGGCAGGGCctgactcagctgctgcagatgccaGAGGCTCCCTGAGAGCCCCAGGTAACAATGACAATAGCAGAGCAGTGCATTCAGGCCATTTaggaggctcccagcagagagacTGAGCACCCAAAGTTACAATTCTGGCATCTCTGTAAATGTTCCAACATTACTTTGATAATCCTGGTgtgtccctttcaactcagaatgttctgtgattctgggattacaattcctcttctgcttctctcatcACCCTGTTGTCTataatcaaaagagaaaaaaaaaacaaccaaaaaccttTTGCAACAGTGATAGAAcagtaaagtaaagtaaaaacCAGCTTTATTGGAAGCTTCCAGGTGTCCCAGTGGGGATGTGGCACACCCGGCCCCTTATTTCAACAATTTATGAGGGTTGATTAATTAGGatatttaacagaaacattCAATAGGAGATTCATTGCCCCAGTTACACACCCCTGAGTCAACCCACTGGAGTAGGTCCAAGGGTTTCTTTGCCCCACTTTTTGTTATGACCGCTCACATTCTggttaaaaaccaaaatgttctTCTTGTAGCTCCTCTTTCTGATGATAAGACTatacagtatttcagaaatctATTTAGAAAGTCAGTTTATTGTtctaaaatctaagagaaaggTTAGGAAATGTACTAGAGCTAAATCAGGATAATAGTTATAGAAGTATATAATAGTAGTTTAATAGAGTTACTTAAGGATTATGATTTTATAACTATACAATAATAGTTGACAGAtctaaaaatgtattaaaaatatataaaaagtaaaaatccttTTGTCATCATTGCAACTTTCCCACCCtgcttaaagaaagaaattgaaaacagtCTCAGGAAATCTCCTGATCTTTACAGCAATCCCAGTCTCACCTTCCTTTGGGAAGTGTCCTCCGGAGCTGTGTCCAGGCAGgtgtggagctgggagcagccctgccccacacagcccctctcagcagcagcccctgccctgctcagggtggctccttccccccacagcttctccccagcgctgggagcagctccccgggccggctgagagctgtccctggcaggcagcagagtccctgccccagcacagcgccctgggctgcaggaccctgctctgcaggacagccctgggcacccctggctgcTCTACACAAGGGACAGGCAGAGAATGTACTCACAGAGTCTGGAGGCACTGGCATGTTCCAGCTTTAGGAGatgcctgcaggagctgcagctgcattgtcctgcagccagaggcttcctgtgtcaagggctggcagtgattctgccccaggcacttctcagcaccttcccagccctgactgattgaagctctctgtgcctctgggctgtgcccggggtggctgcaggcagtgccccagccctgctgggctggcagaagagctgctcagcaagagaaatgtgcttttgaagctcttcttggtttccaggattgccctctgtgccaggagcctggcccagctcagcagcacagacacagcagcaggactttaatGAGCCTCGtggggctttgtgctgaggccctgaacatcagtccctgagagggaggggaagaaacctCTCAAGAACTCCAAGTCAGAATGGAAATCCAaagtttcttttacttttaatgggtcccactgagggacatgactgagaaagtgtccccaggccccaggcagagcagagaactgcaGGCACTGATAACAGAtggggacaaagagaagccaagtcttggtgccctgggccacagcagcctctgtgccaccaagggctgtgaggagacaccttgtcctgaggccctgggacctcctggcacagccccagcaaggctggccactgtcacccccttggcctgccctcagcatcccccctagcccacatgccagtggcctcagggatctgctggaaggagtccctggggagccttgctcaggaatggccctggggggctccttcatgctcccagcaactgcagctttttcaaaggactttggCTTTTGTCTTGGAGTCTTTGAGAgtttgtgcaatcctggcctccaatgatctgctgtaattagtcccttgagaggctttgtcagtaacaacactcagtggggctcattaatgcttcaaggtacttcaggttcttaaggtactttcctttttcct
The window above is part of the Poecile atricapillus isolate bPoeAtr1 chromosome 34, bPoeAtr1.hap1, whole genome shotgun sequence genome. Proteins encoded here:
- the LOC131590684 gene encoding olfactory receptor 14J1-like, with the protein product LLGSRACAHMAAPAWTSGFLYSLLHTANTFSLPLCQGNALDQFFCEIPHILKLSCSHSNLREVWLLAVSVCLALGCFVFIVFSYVQIFRAVLRIPSEQGRHKAFSTCLPHLAMVSLFLSTASFANLKPPSISSPSLDLSVSVLYSVVAPALNPLIYSLRNQELKAAVWTLMTVVVGPPPLLEPPSFLAVYDGQPLSWQPSGSHLDDGGEGG